One window of the Chryseobacterium shigense genome contains the following:
- a CDS encoding RagB/SusD family nutrient uptake outer membrane protein yields the protein MNKIIKIGLLSIGVAVTSLSCSDDFVEREFFQEVQQGPLTTDNEVQAFVRGGYATMRNTEYYGADFLAYGEVRSDEMISNLAGGYYQNVMNYTMLSNDRYAVDTYNRIYELVAKANIVINTDMATIQGTDNDRKNSRYAQGQAYGLRAIAFFDGLRLYGQKYITGGESLGIVLPLKYDPQARMARSTIAQTEAQIDADFTKALELMTANGVVTNTIKTELNINSLKGMMSRFYLYKGDYAKVRTLTSQIVATNAYSVASAALLQETFRFTMNGAAPNSIFELAVGINSSLSTGSYRQRLNPNGYANLVVNASTQAAYDASDVRRTFITLSGGQRFVSFSSNANGIGKYTQGVGADNIKMLRYEEILLNGVEAELNGGSAAQALIYYNLIVQNRGLAAAGTVDMTKLRSERMKELLGEGLRQWDLRRWGIAIPRPTGANANVDLNAFPIPRQETDLSGTLVKSNPGYDN from the coding sequence ATGAATAAAATAATTAAAATAGGATTATTGTCAATCGGGGTTGCTGTTACCAGCTTATCATGTTCCGATGATTTTGTAGAAAGAGAATTCTTCCAGGAGGTACAGCAAGGCCCTCTAACAACTGATAATGAAGTTCAGGCATTTGTAAGAGGTGGTTATGCTACTATGCGTAATACAGAATATTATGGAGCAGACTTCTTAGCATATGGAGAAGTAAGATCAGATGAAATGATCAGTAACCTGGCTGGAGGATACTATCAGAATGTAATGAACTACACTATGCTTTCTAATGACAGATACGCAGTAGATACTTACAACAGAATTTACGAATTAGTTGCTAAAGCTAATATTGTTATCAATACAGATATGGCAACTATTCAGGGAACAGATAATGATAGAAAGAACTCCAGATATGCACAAGGACAAGCGTACGGATTAAGAGCTATTGCTTTCTTTGACGGTCTGAGATTATATGGACAAAAATATATCACAGGAGGAGAATCTTTAGGTATTGTATTACCTTTAAAGTATGATCCACAAGCTCGTATGGCTAGATCTACTATTGCTCAGACTGAAGCTCAGATTGATGCCGACTTTACAAAAGCATTAGAATTAATGACTGCTAATGGAGTTGTGACAAATACCATAAAAACGGAACTTAATATCAACTCTTTAAAAGGGATGATGTCAAGATTCTATCTATACAAAGGAGATTATGCAAAAGTAAGAACACTTACAAGTCAGATTGTTGCAACAAATGCTTATTCTGTAGCTTCAGCAGCATTATTACAGGAAACTTTCAGATTTACAATGAATGGAGCTGCTCCCAATTCTATCTTTGAATTAGCTGTGGGTATTAATTCATCATTATCTACAGGATCATACAGACAGAGACTTAACCCGAACGGTTATGCCAATCTTGTGGTAAATGCAAGTACTCAGGCAGCTTATGATGCCAGTGATGTAAGAAGAACATTTATTACACTAAGTGGAGGTCAGAGATTCGTTTCATTCAGTTCCAACGCTAATGGTATTGGTAAATATACGCAAGGTGTAGGAGCAGATAATATCAAAATGCTTCGTTATGAAGAAATTTTATTAAATGGTGTTGAAGCAGAATTAAATGGCGGTAGCGCCGCTCAGGCTCTTATTTATTACAATCTAATTGTTCAGAATAGAGGATTAGCTGCTGCTGGTACTGTTGATATGACTAAACTTAGATCGGAAAGAATGAAGGAACTTCTTGGAGAAGGTCTTAGACAATGGGATTTAAGAAGATGGGGTATTGCCATTCCAAGACCAACAGGTGCGAATGCTAATGTTGATCTTAATGCATTCCCGATTCCAAGACAGGAAACCGACTTATCAGGTACATTAGTTAAATCTAATCCAGGATATGACAACTAA